CAATGAATCACTCACCAAGCAAGAACATGACATCCTGCGCCGAGCTCTCCCcccgctcgcgccgctgcaGACGCCCCTCAATGACGCGATGCTGCAACTCCAGGCCTTGGGGGTacggcagcggcgagcggAAGATATGGTATCGCACGGGTGGAAGGGGATTGGGTTTTTGCGGCACGGTTTTGGACGACGTGCCGGGGCATGCCGCGCCAGTTGGTGTCCCGGCTGGCGCTaggaggcggcgggggaGCGTACGTGCGAGCGAGAGGGGTTGGGAGACGCGCATGTTGATTTGagacgaagaagaagaagaagaagaaggtggGCTGGCGCAAACATATTTCATTGTCTGTGGGGAAGcgccggtggaggtggaggcggagtTCCGTCCGATCGATCGCCCATCCTGTCATCCTCCAAAGACGCGGAATGCTGTTTGCGGTGGTTGGAAATGCTCAAGTTGGCATGGTCAGCATGTAGAACCTCATCTGCGCACCCATCCGAGCTGAGCCATGTTCCGCTCTGATGCCATCCATCATCCGCTCGCAATACAGTGCTGACAATACAGTGCTGACACAGCTCGTGCCCAGTCGCTGCTCGTGTGCACACACAGCTCGCTCCGCTCACTTGGACCTATCCCTCCCCTCGGTTCGTGCAATAAATCACATGGTAACGCAACAAGCTAGtcggcaagaaggagatACTGGCCACTCTCGGTGCtgccacgccgccgcctgggCTCagtcgacgcgcgcgtggCACGCTCCTCAGCGGCCGGCTCCTCGGGGATCTCGGGTGTCGCGCGGACCGAAGACTCCGCCACGCTTCCGCCCGGCGTCTCGTGCGTGtttgacgacgtcggcgtggtGTTGTTCAGGACAAGGGTCGAAAGGAAGATGTCGTTCATCGGCGTCTGCGCGAGACTGACGCTCACACTCGTGTCCTGCCGGTCCAGGGTCGGGCGGTCTCCAATGGCCATGGGCGTCGTGGTCGctctcgacggcgtcgttTCGTCCGGCTCAGCAGGTGTACCGGTGCCGCTCACAGCTGGCGTGCCCTCGCTGGCATGCGAAGAGATCTCCATCGTGTCATCCCCGTTGACCGAGGCGAGAACGCCGTTGATGCTCAGCTGGCCCAgcacgtcctcctcgagctctggCTCGGGCCGGATTGAGCCGGTCGAGTTGTGGCGCGAGCGCACAGACAGCCTCCTACTCGCAGCGTCCCATGCGTCCTCAatctcgacgtcctcaTCCAGGTTCGCGTACGtgcgctggtgtcagccgAGTAGGGGAAAGGAAACATACACATAGCGGACAGGAGAAGCCAGGGTGATGTTGCACGAGAAGTGGGCGGATGCACTTGTAGTGGTAGACGTGCGAGCAGGGGCTGGCGTCAGAAAGGGACAAACGCACGGCCTACGCAATGAACAGGCTCTGGGCCGGGGCGACAGAGAAGAGGCAGATGCAGCAGTCGGACACGGCGCGGCCCTTTGGCCTTTGTGATGGGCCTGGCTGACCGGGCTTGTCAGTCTCGCCACGCAGCGCCGTGAGCTGCTTGATCGCCTTCTTGCTGCATGTCAGTTGGATCACCCTCTGTAACTCACTTGAACTcggacgcgccgcgctgtTGCCACTCGCGaccaacctcgacgcgcaTCTTGACGCAGCGGTACATCTCCTCCGCACCGCCCTGGTAGTCGACACCGAGCTGCAGCACATCAccgtccttgagcagctgTGGTCTGCTCTGGACGTTGGGACTCGACAGCCGTATGTggttgaggaaggtgccTGACGAACTAGCCGTGTCTCGAATGTAGAACTTGCCACCTGGTTCGCACCAGACCTCGGCGTGAGACCGTGACACAACTTTGCTCCTGAAcgcagcgcgaggcgagAGCAAATctccgccacctcctccgACAAGGGGCACGTGTGCAGCTGCGGCGGCCACCATTGCCGCGGAtgagctcgcggccgcTGCCTCTGGTCCCGCTGACGGTCCCGCCGCTTCGcttgcggcggcgaccaCTGCCGACgcagccgccgctgccTCAGCCGCGGCTGCCTGCTGCACCCGGTCAGTGAAGCGACCAATCTTCATGAGGAGCGGAGGAGAACGCCCGTTGACGAGTGGGCCCGCGGTGCCCATGCTGGCAGCCGCGATGGAAGGCACGATGCCCGGCGGGACGTGCATGACGCCCATCTCGCGTTGGACGGGCTCAAACGAGAATGAGCGGTTTGACTCGAGCACCGGCACAAGGCGAATGCGATGTGTGCGCCTGAGCGCGGGGTCAACCGGGGGAAGATCGACCGTCTGTGGCGCCGTGGGCAAGGACACAGTGCGGTTCACTGAATCGAGTGGGTTCGGAGCCTCAacggtcggcgaggagactCTGCCTCTGACAGCGCCCGTGAGCGTGTTGGTGACGCTCGCTGCGCGGGAGCGGCCGCGCATAAAACTCCCTAGGAAACTAGAACGCGGACTGGTCGGCGCACCTGGGCGCTCGGGCACAGTGCGCGCGGGCGGGCTGGCAGTCCGgtccgccgaggccgcgcggTTGCTGGCCATCATGCTCGTTGCGGGCATCGCCATGTCGTGGCCTGGAGGTGAAGGGTTGCTGCGTGGCATCGGGTGGTGGTGTGGACGTTGGGGATGGTGCGGTTGGTGATGGGCGTGGTGTGTATGGATGCGGTGTTGAGGGTGGTGAGAGTGGTGTTGATGTACAGTGCGATGATTGAAGAGGTCTGTCAGCATGGCGACGGATAAGAGGGACGGGATGGTGGGCTGGACGAGGATTGGAGGATATTCGCGAGGCACGCTCGCTCTGTGTTGCggcgggggaagggggtTGGGTGAGGACGGATCGCGGGAAAGTTGATGTGCGGCATTGTAGGAGTGGATAGAGGGgcagatgaggaggaggggacAATGtgtgggagatggggatgTTGCAAGTGGTGGGCCCGTGCTTGGTGCGGGGAAGGGAAACGTACCTGTGCTTTGGGTATGTGTTGTGTTTGTGGAATAGTGACGAAGAAGGATGTATTAATGGTGAGCaagatgaggaaggtgatgaggaagaggtgggAAAGTACGACACGATTGTCAAGGCTTAGgatgaggctgaggccCCACCGTACGACATGTTCTTGTCCGGCCCGAACCCGGCCTAATGCCCTCCTTTGGAGGCTTATGGGCTTCTGAGGGGTTAATGTGATTTGCCATTCATTCGCTAGATGATGCCAAGAGTAGTACCCTTTCCCCGCTCCCCCTTTCCCTGCTCCCCCGCTCCCCCGCTCCCCCGCTCCCTTGTACTCCCCTATCACACCCCAAATCGCACCAACAACATTGCTCCACATCTGCTTGCATGCATgacaccgagctcgacacgaGTACCAAGTACACGGGTGTTTCTAGCCGGGGACAGAGGACTGAGCTCTCAGACAAATGCGCCCTCCTATCGATGGAGCCATGGTCCTGCATCTGAATGTACGTACATTGGACATATACATACCCCGCCTCTTTGTGCCTATGATACTGCGCGTCAACCCATGATCCGACGCGGGTCTACTTGCTTGGAGTGGCGGTGCAAAGCACGTGGTATCGGAGCCCCGCAACGTGGGGCGGTGGAGGCCCTCCATCTCAACCATCTCCATCACTAGTTGCGTGATTATCATTCCTCCGACTATTCCCCATCCTCTCTTTCCCATCtgcctccatctcccctTGTTCCCTCTTCCCTTTTCCCTTTTCCCTCTTCCTTAACAACCAAGCTAACACGACAATCCTCCAGACCTCAGAGCTCAGAATGAAGACTTCGAGGACGTCGGGCGCAGATCGCCATGACTCAACGAGGGCGACCAGGGCGTAGACACGGCGGACATCgccccccctcccctccacaCCGAGGGGACCAAGTTTATGCTACCTCTTTCTCCGCGCCGTGCCCTCCCTCAAAGCTAGGTAAGATCGGAGAGGACATGAGGCATCCACTTACACATAATCGGAGCCGATCCGATCTAGCCCTCGCACGATAAGGGCACGGCTCTCTGTTAGTCGTCAGACCGCAAGCCGTGGGATTCTCATTGAGGCCCGGTAACATCTACAACCTCATcccatctcctcttcttTTCCTCCTTCGTTTTCTCTCTTTTTctcacctcctcatcatATCCTCCTAATCATGACCGCCGTCGACACCAGACAGCACAGACACCCACATGTTACGGAACACAGGCACCCTCCCTTACTCCCAACAATCTCGGAGGAATCAcgctcctcttcacccCGGCAGTCCAAGCCCGACTGGCCATgggacagcgacgacgaagagTACATCGAGAACGCTCCACCACAGACGGACGCCCACGCACGCCTAGGCTGGGAGATTGCCGAGTACCGCGAGCGCAGGCACCTGGGCGATTCTGACGcgcccgacgacgagctgtaCGCTGTCCCTGCTGAGACTTTACCAAACGTACGAACACCCACGATTCTCGTAACCCCCCCGCCTGCGAgtacgccgccgcctctATTCCTACTCAGTCCAAATCGCAGTCCACATCCGAGTCCCCAACACGGCGCGCGTAACCCGCAATTGGACATATTCACTCCCATTGGCGATCCCGATCAACCCGGCGCCGGAGGCCGGGAAGTAACACCCCTAGACATTGGCGCTTCACTCCTGGAACGCGCAGAGGCCCTCCTACACCCCCACACCCCAAGGGAGGTCTTCCATCCAACCCCACTCCCATGGTCACACTTTGATCCTTCCAGTGCCATtccctcgcccttcttACCACCAtgcccctcccccccctcctcctcctccgtgaCGCCCTCCCAATCTGTCTCGTGGTGGCGTAATCTATGGAACGCGTCCCCAGGACCCCGAATCTCGCCTTTCGAGTGGGATTCGCCTTCACCACGTTTCGAGCCCGGTCTCCAATTTGGCGAGTGGGGCGATTGGGGACAGAGTGCCGGTGGGAGTCGTGGACTGTCCCCGAATCTCGAGGCTGTGTCGCCTCGCTCGGCCAAGTTCGACTTGTCTGCGCCCCTATGTGGTGAGGGCATGCCCTCGCTTGCCACACCCCTTCGTTCCTCACACGAGCGGCGCTTCTCTAACCCATCACTCCGCCAGCCACGCTTCTCCGATCCCGATGAGTGGTATTCCTGTCATTCTAGCGGTGGGTCATTCGGCATGCTGGATGTTCAACGGCgcagcgtcgacgtccaggCCATCGCATGCTGGAGACTCGACGTGTTCGAGGAGTGTGGGGGATGGCCAGGGAGGGCTGCGCCCGTCGGCGTGCTTGAGAGTTATGGCGGTTCTGCGGTCAAGGGTGAAGGCGTAACTGGGCGCAtaggcggcgaggaggggtcAGTAAGAGCCAAGGGCGTACGTGAGTAGCACGTCAGCGCCGAATGTAGCGAACCTGAAACACGTAGCGAACATAGATCAGGTAGCAACCCATCATAGAATCCTCTGCGTCACATGTCTCCTAGTACCGGTGTCCGCCGTACTGTTGCTGGGGCTGGCCATACTGCTGTGGAGGCTGGCCGTACTGCTGTGGAGGCTGCGGTTGACCGTACTGCTGTGGAGGCTGCGGCTGACCGTACTGCTGTGGAGGCTGGCCGTATGACTGCTGAGGCTGCCCAGGTGGAGGGGGATACGGCGCGTATGTCGGCctctgcggcggcggcggcggcggcgtgtaTCCCGGGTAGCTGTGCTGCGGAACGGAGGGTGGAGCTggggccgaggacgagtaccCGGCCGTCGTGGGGTaggagcgcgagggtgggggcggcgggggcggcgggAAAGCCGAGTTCGAAGtatgaggaggagggaatGCCGAGCCGGAGGTAGGGGGAGGGTAGGGCGTCGTGCCCGAGGTAGGAGGGTAGGCGGGGCCAGTAGGAGGCGGTGGGTATGGAGCCTGGTTGCCAGCCTGGTACTGGCTAGGCGTGGGATAGGCCGAGGAATACTGGCGCTGCGGCTGGGGCGGGGGTGGGGCGGGGTATGGCGACATGGTGCGCCCGCTCGGGAAGGAAGGGTAAGATGGTTTcgcgggtggcgagggGGCTTTAGCCGCTGAGTATggcttgggtggcgagggcgcggtgCTGAATGCGCTCGGGAGGCTGAGGGACGAGAAGTCGTATGGGTTGGCTGGAGGGGACGGAGCATTCGGTGGGGACTGGTGGCTGCTCCCAAGGGAGAGGCCGCCGAATTGAGCTGAGAGGGCCTGCGGCGGTAGCGGGGGAGGTGGCGATGCGGCGGGGCTGACTGAAGACCGAACGCTCCCCCCGATACGGTTACGCATCTCGATGTCGCTGACCATCTTGTTACGCTCGGTGTTGCGCGCGCCTACGTAGGAGCGGATTTCGCGGCGCAGGTCGGAGATCACCTCCTCAATGGACGCGTAGAACCCCTCTGCGCGGGCAAGGCCGTTCGCCACTTCGCCGTGGGTCGCGCCAGCACGTTGCAGGCGGCGTTCCCAGCTCTTGACACGGGACGCCTTTTCCTTCGCCCCACGATTACGCTCCCGCACACCACGACCACGCTCCACCTTCTGCACGATTGCCTCCAGCTCCGAGGTGAGGCTATTGCTTGCGGTCAGAGcgctgccgaggcggcTCTGGTACGGACGGAActtctccagctcggccgcgaAGAGCTGGGGCTCTACATTGCTGCTACGCCGGTTCAGGAGTAGGAGATTGGacacgtcgtcgctctGGATCTTGGCCTTCAGATCCTTGAGGACATCGTCACGCTCCGTCCGGACCTTGGACAAGCGGTCCAACTTGTCCCCAGCCTCCTTGGCTGCAGCGCGCAGggcgtccgcctccgccgcgtcAAGTTGCGGCCGCacctgctcctcgtccgcaaAGTCTAGGAGACTCTCGCCTGGAGCAGGCTGCACGGTCTGTGTCTTGCCCAGtgcgacgtcgcgcgcctgtGCACGTAGCGCGTCAGGCCCGGCTTGAAGCACTGCCATATCCGGCTGGATCTCTGCCCACAGTttggcgagctgggagtcgctcgtcgcggcgtTTGACACCGCCGACAGATTGGCAGTGATCGTCTGCCGGAACGACGCAGTCTGCGGACCACTGGGCGGCTGCGTAAAGTTCGGAGCATGCTTGgagcgcgcacgctcgcACTCTCGGCTCTCGTTGTCGAGGTGCGCCGTCAGTTCCTGTAGCTCCCGCTCGACACGCTGCCGCTCGGTCTCGACGTtgcgcacgcgcgcgtcggTTGAGCCCGAGCGCTGCAAGTCGCTCGCGATGCGCACAAGCTCGGACGACACCTCGACatccgcgtccgcgtcgtcgccgtcggccaTTCTGCGCCACGCGTTCACCGCAGCTGGCAAGCCGAGGTGCTcaagcgccgcgcgcacctcgacctcggaaagctcgacacgctcgacctcgccccgcacaagcttggccttctcctccgaGTATACCGACGCAGACTCGTGCACCGCGAGCGGGATGAGGCGTGCAAAGATGTCTGGCCCGATGAGCTTGGACACGTCTGGGCTCTGGTACACTTCCTGGATGACGACGGGAGTTGCGGGGGGGAGCTTGTCGATAGCCGGAAGCGATGCCTCGGGTGGCAGGGCATCGTGGTAGATGAGGTCGTTGTCCTTGATGGCCTGCTTCTTGTCCTCTTCAACAACCGCGGCGTGGACCTTTGCAATCTCGACAATGGACGTGCCGGCGTCATGTGGCAGTGTGGGGTCAGATCCCGATATGATCTGGTACGCGAACCCCTGCGCGATACGCAGagcgtccttggcgtcctcgtctgcCTTCTTGTACCGCACCAGCGCTACGCCATACTTGCCACTCGCCGagtcggccttggccttctgGTATTGAGCGATGGATGAGAAGAGCTTGGCTTTAGCCTCAATGAGGCGCATCCACGACCGGTCGAACACGCCCTTGCCCGTAAACTCTTTGATCTCGTCTGAGAGGCTATTGTACATTGTCGCGAGCTGGTTGGATGTGCGCGCGATGAGCCCCGCTGCCTTCTTCTCATCAACGAGCTTTTCCATGAACACCTCGGTCGCTTGCGCAAGCGACAAGTTGATTAGGATGTGCACGACGTCGCGGCTCAAGTCGGTCGAAGGAGCGTGAAGGAAGTTCTCGTTGATGTAAGTGAGCATACCGGCGGTGGCACGGCAGTTGAAGTACGCGCGCTTGAGGCCTTCGGGGTCGGCGCGGGACTGCGAagcggcgagcgaggagagcaCGCTGGCAAGGAGGTGGATGATAGATGCCTTCTCGAATGCGAGAGAGGTTTGGGTCGTGAGTTTGTTTGTGAACGCGTCAtgcctgctgtcagtggTCAAGTTTGTGGATGAGCGAGGTCATGAGTGCAGCGAGCGACTCGGTGACGGAAGGCGGGAGGGCGGAGTGTGGAGGCTAGACGAAGGTAGGAAGGGAGGCGGGGGGGTAGCAGCGAGTACGTCCTGAATGGGACACGCTGGGGAGAGGGTTCGAGACGCCGACTCACCATGCAAATGACACCTTTACCTCTGCAAACCGGAGCTCGAGTAACTCAAGCTGCCCGAAGTACTTGTACAGCAGGTCACGCGCTGCGGTCAGCCCAACCTGACGCTGACGTACCCGTTGTGTCCGAGCTTGCGCCGCGCACAGCATCCTGGCGGCATCGCTGGAGGATAGCGATTTCCTCAGCGTACGAGTCAGGAGCCTCGCCGAACGAGTGCGCGATTGTGGACCGAATGGGTCCGGCCCAGTCGGCGTCACTTGTCGTCTTGCGTGGGATCGAGATGAGAGGGGATTGGTGGGCCATGGCGGGGGTGCCCGCAaggggcgaggaggcgaggatGCCAAGAGGGCTAGTAAGAGAGTAGTCCCAGTGGGAATATCAGGGCTTTGAGTGCTTGGTCGTTGAAcggcgctcggcgtggTGTGGCgttgagatgagatgagtAGTGCAAAGTAGTAGTCGATGGGCGGCTGGCTCGCAGTCCCCATACTGCATGACGCAGCGATTCAGGTTATCCTGATCAAGCAGTGGTGTACTGTGCACGGCCTCACGGGACCAAACCCACGTGGGAGATCTTGGCCACCGACATCTGACATTGCTTTGCCAActcttgacctcgacaacAACATCATGGTGAACGACAAAAAGGTCCCCGaggtcctccttgacgtgAGCTCGCGGTTCTGGGaaagctgacatcagttCGCCGACGGCGGTGTGTACATCAAGCGTGGGTATCTTGCGCGCGTCTTCACAGCTGCATACCTTGCACCCGCCTGCAACATTCAACTAGTTGAATCAGCAGCTGGCAGCTGTCCAAACGTCCAGCTGAAGAAACCGATACCAGCTGGAGAGCCTCGACAGATGTTCACATAGGAGATAGCTAACAGCAGACAAGATGGAGGACGccgttgtcgagctcgagcgccgccgcatcacccgcgacgaggcacgcaaggccgccaaggcgatggatgcgctcgacgtcaagaAGCCTGTGGTGAATGCCGAGCATGTCCAACTGCTCGTGGGTTCTCCAAATTGAGGTTGGCTGATATCAGGTCAAGGAGCTTGGGATtgagaaggacgaggcggagaaggcgctTGCAGCTGAACagggcgacctcgtcaagacGATTGTGGCTCTGACTGCGCCACCGAGCTAGTAGAGTAGCGTGAGTGTGCCGTTGACACAGCAGCTTGGTTGTTTGATGTGATCTCACGCCAGATCACAGAGGTAGAAGGTGTAGACGTGGCCGTGCGCGGTTACTAGATTGTGACAACATGCATTATACACTGTACCCATGCGGAGAGGACCATGAAGATGTAGGCTGGAGGGATCGAGGCGGGGTGAGGCGACGTCTAGGATGGGGCTCAGGGCAAGCTCCGAGATGTCGGATGTGGTCTTGGTTCCACTCGGTGGAGCTGCGCGTCACTTGCTGTCGCCGATGCGCGCGACACACTACATCTCTTCGAGGTATCCCTGTACGATGAGGCGCTCGATAAGCGCACGTTCGAGGTAGAACCGCGATCCCTTGGTGAACTCGAATCTAGCCCCGTTCTCGAGCACGATTTCGCCCGCATCTCTCACGACGCGCACGTCGACAAACAACTCTCCAGGTGGCCGCCCAATCGGCGCGGCAATATCGAGCACATCGAGAAAGTCGCTCTTATAATCGAGCACGAGGCTCGAGTAATCGCGCATAaggtcgagctcctgcTGGCTGAGTGCACTCCGCAAATCCGGCGCGTCGGGGTCGCCCGTACTATTCCCAACCCCTAGTGTTGAGGACGCATCAAATGGTGCGAGGAGATGTGCGAGTgcgccgccagcgtccCACCACCGTTCCTTGATCCCCCCAATGCGGGTGTGGAGATACGCAAGGAGGCAGCGTTTGTTGCGCCGGACCGCGAGGTGTTTGATGGTGAGGGCGCAGATTAGGGCCGGGTCTTGGGTCAGGTTCTCGACTGAGGCTGTTGCGTGCGCGatggcgtcgccgagctggcgTGTTTCGAGGCagatgtcgaggacgagcttTTGGGAGTATTTTGGGATGGGGAGTTGTGGAGCCGTCGCGAGAGTCGAACGGTGCGCGATCgtgacgagctggagcgcTTGGTCACCGTGCATGGCGGATGTGGCGATGTGATGTAGGTGGCGAGCAAGACGGGTCTGTCAACACTGTCAACAAATGTCGGCATAGCAggcgcgtcgagcagcCAGGATCGTAATGAGGGTTGAgggacgcgtcgcgcgcctgaTTTGAGCTCCAGGAGGCACGTCGAATAATGGTGCGACTAGTCACCACGTGGACAGAAGCACGTGACTAACCTCTGGGATTGGAAAGTGGAGCCCCTAAGAACGTCATTCTCGGCGTTGGTCGGGCCTTCATTTGCGGGATACTGCCAGGGCGGCAGGCCGCGGGTAACCGGAAAATGGGGGAAATTGATTCCGCGCCGTGCTGTTGGGTGGGCTAAGTGGAAGTGCCGGGTATGTGGCCGATATCCAGGTCAATCCAGGTCAAAAGTAGGCAGAGACCGGACCACCGGTGATGAATGATCCGCTCTACAGTGCTGAAAGTGCCGCGTGGCCCTCAGGTGACCAGGTGACCCAGTATGGATCCCCCACCATCAAGGTCACCGGCGCTCTACCCTGTACAAGCAGGTACAGGTACGTAGAAAGCAAACGGCTACCACCCGAGCGGTTACATCCTGGCCCCTCCGtctccccccctccccaactCACTAGGTCGACGACAACCACCCGCACAAAGATCTTCTCTCCCCATCACATcacccttcctctccatctcccatccctcTTCTTcactcctcatcctctcatCTCACTAACCATgctctcctcatccctccGCACTGCGACCCGCCTCGCTCGTTGTACGTACCACTCTTACTCTCACCTTTTCAACCAACCCACGAGCTAACCCTAGCGTCGCGCGGCTTCGCAACCTCGTCCGTGACCCGTTCGTATGAGGACACGATCAAGAACATCTGCGTCAGTGAGTCATGACATGAACACGAACACGTTCCAttgccgccggcgcgaTGCGGGGCTCACACCACACAGACAAGGATACCAAGGTCCTCATCCAGGGCTTTACCGGCAAGACGGTCAGTCGTGTTTCCCCGACATAGGCGACAGAGCTAATCTAGAAGGGTACTTTCCATGCCCAGCAGTCGATCGCGTACGGCACGCGTGTGATCGGCGGCACCAACCCCAAGGTGAGTGTAGGGTCGACATGGAGTGGGAAGGCGAGGTGCGGTTGGCGAGCCAAGTGCCGCTGGTcatgaggagggcggcgcgtgTCGGCAGAATGGAACGTAACCATGACGTCGGGCGAtcgtgcgcggcgcggcgcggcgcttcCATCTAGCGCGACACGCACTTGCGGCGGGAGACACCAGCTTGTGCACCGAGAGCCTCCACAGGCCGACAAGCAGCTCTTGGCAGTGACGTAGTCATGGCAACACCCCACTAACATCCCCCAGAAGGCGGGCCAGACTCACCTCGGCCTGCCGGTGTTCGGCTcggtcaaggaggccaaggacgccgagaaCCCGTTCGCGACCGTCATCTACGTCCCCCCTGCCggtgccgccgacgccatccTTGAGGCGATCGAAAACGAGATCCCCCTCATCGTGACGATCACTGAGGGTATTCCCCAGCGCGACCAGCTCAAGGTGTACAACGCGCTCCGGTCCCAGTCCAAGTCGCGCATGGTCGGCGGCAACTGCCCGGGTATCATGGCCGAGACGTgcaagctcggcatcaTGCCCGGCCACGTCTTCTCCGAGGGCAACATTGGTATCGTCTCGCGCTCCGGCACCCTGACATACGAGGCGGTCAACCAGACCACCCTCGCTGGTCTCGGACAGTCGCTTACTGTCGGTATCGGCGGTGACCCGTTCCCGGGCACGACCCacatcgacgtcgtcaagatcctcctcgaggacccCAAGACTGAGGGTATTGTGCTCATCGGCGAGATCGGCGGTGACATGGAGGAGACGGCCGCGGCTTACCTCCAAGAGCACAACTCGGGCCCCAACCGCAAGCCCGTTGTTTCGTTCATTGCTGGTGTGACCGCACCTCCCGGCCGTCGCATGGGCCACGCCGGTGCGATCATCTCGGGTGGTAAGGGTGCTGCATCGGACAAGATTGCCGCGCTTGAGGCTGCTGGTGCCGTTGTCGCCAAGTCGCCCGGCCAGATCGGTGCGATGATGcacgaggagatgaagaagatCGGCAAGGCGTAAGCCAGTACGCTCGGGAGAAGGGTAGAGATACCGGGCGGCCTGCCCGGCCCTGCCACTTGTAGTTGTAGATGCGGGCCGCCGTTAGATGAACCATAGCATTCGGCTGGTGGGGCTGACGGCTGACGGTGTTGGTCGCTGACAGGGCGTGCTTTGGCTGACGGCAAGCGTGCAGTCCTCGAGAGGGCTTGGTTCACGGCCATCGTCATGAGGTACGTACGCAACAAGCACAATGGACGATGGCGAACTGCAGATGCATAGCGGGCAAGCGCGGTCGGCAGTGACCAGATGTGCGAACCCACTCACAGCTCTCCCCTCGAACCGCGGTCCCTACATCGCTTCCTGCTCTGAGGTGCAGAGAATGCACCACTGGGAACAATTACACCCTTCAACACCTCAGGAcatgtcggcctcgccgcctccaTCACGTTTAGTCGACTGTGGCTGCTATTCGACTTTGTGAATGTAGCAGAGCAGCTGTGGTTCAAGTCATCTGACTGAGCTTGCCGCGGACAGGATCACGTTcaacgcgctcgagcgcgacgtgACGGGACTGCATCGGTCTCAGATCTCAGAGCTGTTACATTCAGGTACCTGAATCGCAGCTGCTGCAGTCA
Above is a genomic segment from Cutaneotrichosporon cavernicola HIS019 DNA, chromosome: 1 containing:
- the PSF1 gene encoding uncharacterized protein (GINS complex protein), with amino-acid sequence MHGDQALQLVTIAHRSTLATAPQLPIPKYSQKLVLDICLETRQLGDAIAHATASVENLTQDPALICALTIKHLAVRRNKRCLLAYLHTRIGGIKERWWDAGGALAHLLAPFDASSTLGVGNSTGDPDAPDLRSALSQQELDLMRDYSSLVLDYKSDFLDVLDIAAPIGRPPGELFVDVRVVRDAGEIVLENGARFEFTKGSRFYLERALIERLIVQGYLEEM
- a CDS encoding uncharacterized protein (Cytoplasm protein), with the protein product MPRSNPSPPGHDMAMPATSMMASNRAASADRTASPPARTVPERPGAPTSPRSSFLGSFMRGRSRAASVTNTLTGAVRGRVSSPTVEAPNPLDSVNRTVSLPTAPQTVDLPPVDPALRRTHRIRLVPVLESNRSFSFEPVQREMGVMHVPPGIVPSIAAASMGTAGPLVNGRSPPLLMKIGRFTDRVQQAAAAEAAAAASAVVAAASEAAGPSAGPEAAAASSSAAMVAAAAAHVPLVGGGGGDLLSPRAAFRSKVVSRSHAEVWCEPGGKFYIRDTASSSGTFLNHIRLSSPNVQSRPQLLKDGDVLQLGVDYQGGAEEMYRCVKMRVEVGREWQQRGASEFNKKAIKQLTALRGETDKPGQPGPSQRPKGRAVSDCCICLFSVAPAQSLFIAPCSHVYHYKCIRPLLVQHHPGFSCPLCRTYANLDEDVEIEDAWDAASRRLSVRSRHNSTGSIRPEPELEEDVLGQLSINGVLASVNGDDTMEISSHASEGTPAVSGTGTPAEPDETTPSRATTTPMAIGDRPTLDRQDTSVSVSLAQTPMNDIFLSTLVLNNTTPTSSNTHETPGGSVAESSVRATPEIPEEPAAEERATRASTEPRRRRGSTESGQYLLLAD
- the BRO1 gene encoding uncharacterized protein (BRO1-like domain) encodes the protein MAHQSPLISIPRKTTSDADWAGPIRSTIAHSFGEAPDSYAEEIAILQRCRQDAVRGASSDTTARDLLYKYFGQLELLELRFAEVKVSFAWHDAFTNKLTTQTSLAFEKASIIHLLASVLSSLAASQSRADPEGLKRAYFNCRATAGMLTYINENFLHAPSTDLSRDVVHILINLSLAQATEVFMEKLVDEKKAAGLIARTSNQLATMYNSLSDEIKEFTGKGVFDRSWMRLIEAKAKLFSSIAQYQKAKADSASGKYGVALVRYKKADEDAKDALRIAQGFAYQIISGSDPTLPHDAGTSIVEIAKVHAAVVEEDKKQAIKDNDLIYHDALPPEASLPAIDKLPPATPVVIQEVYQSPDVSKLIGPDIFARLIPLAVHESASVYSEEKAKLVRGEVERVELSEVEVRAALEHLGLPAAVNAWRRMADGDDADADVEVSSELVRIASDLQRSGSTDARVRNVETERQRVERELQELTAHLDNESRECERARSKHAPNFTQPPSGPQTASFRQTITANLSAVSNAATSDSQLAKLWAEIQPDMAVLQAGPDALRAQARDVALGKTQTVQPAPGESLLDFADEEQVRPQLDAAEADALRAAAKEAGDKLDRLSKVRTERDDVLKDLKAKIQSDDVSNLLLLNRRSSNVEPQLFAAELEKFRPYQSRLGSALTASNSLTSELEAIVQKVERGRGVRERNRGAKEKASRVKSWERRLQRAGATHGEVANGLARAEGFYASIEEVISDLRREIRSYVGARNTERNKMVSDIEMRNRIGGSVRSSVSPAASPPPPLPPQALSAQFGGLSLGSSHQSPPNAPSPPANPYDFSSLSLPSAFSTAPSPPKPYSAAKAPSPPAKPSYPSFPSGRTMSPYPAPPPPQPQRQYSSAYPTPSQYQAGNQAPYPPPPTGPAYPPTSGTTPYPPPTSGSAFPPPHTSNSAFPPPPPPPPSRSYPTTAGYSSSAPAPPSVPQHSYPGYTPPPPPPQRPTYAPYPPPPGQPQQSYGQPPQQYGQPQPPQQYGQPQPPQQYGQPPQQYGQPQQQYGGHRY